A section of the Callospermophilus lateralis isolate mCalLat2 chromosome 16, mCalLat2.hap1, whole genome shotgun sequence genome encodes:
- the Puf60 gene encoding poly(U)-binding-splicing factor PUF60 isoform X2, which translates to MATATIALVNGQQGGGSEPAAAAVVAAGDKWKPPQGTDSIKMENGQSTAAKLGLPPLTPEQQEALQKAKKYAMEQSIKSVLVKQTIAHQQQQLTNLQMAAVTMGFGDPLSPLQSMAAQRQRALAIMCRVYVGSIYYELGEDTIRQAFAPFGPIKSIDMSWDSVTMKHKGFAFVEYEVPEAAQLALEQMNSVMLGGRNIKVGRPSNIGQAQPIIDQLAEEARAFNRIYVASVHQDLSDDDIKSVFEAFGKIKSCTLARDPTTGKHKGYGFIEYEKAQSSQDAVSSMNLFDLGGQYLRVGKAVTPPMPLLTPATPGGLPPAAAVAAAAATAKITAQEAVAGAAVLGTLATPGLVSPALTLAQPLGALPQAVMAAQAPGVITGVTPARPPIPVTIPSVGVVNPILASPPTLGLLEPKKEKEEEELFPESERPEMLSEQEHMSISGSSARHMVMQKLLRKQESTVMVLRNMVDPKDIDDDLEGEVTEECGKFGAVNRVIIYQEKQGEEEDAEIIVKIFVEFSMASETHKAIQALNGRWFAGRKVVAEVYDQERFDNSDLSA; encoded by the exons ATGGCGACGGCGACCATAGCTCTC GTCAATGGCCAACAAGGAGGGGGGTCCGAGCCAGCAGCGGCGGCAGTGGTGGCAGCGGGAGACAAATGGAAACCTCCACAG GGCACAGATTCCATCAAGATGGAGAATGGACAGAGCACAGCCGCCAAGCTGGGGCTGCCTCCCCTGACGCCTGAGCAGCAGGAGGCCCTCCAGAAG GCCAAGAAGTATGCCATGGAGCAGAGCATCAAGAGCGTGCTGGTGAAGCAGACCATCGCacaccagcagcagcagctcACCAACCTGCAG ATGGCAGCAGTGACAATGGGCTTTGGAGATCCTCTCTCACCTTTGCAATCG ATGGCAGCTCAGCGGCAGCGGGCACTGGCCATCATGTGCCGGGTCTACGTGGGCTCCATCTACTATGAGCTAGGGGAGGACACCATTCGCCAGGCCTTTGCCCCTTTTGGGCCCATCAAAAGCATTGACATGTCCTGGGATTCTGTCACCATGAAGCACAAG GGCTTTGCCTTTGTGGAATATGAAGTCCCAGAAGCTGCACAGCTGGCCTTGGAGCAGATGAACTCAGTGATGCTGGGAGGCAGGAACATCAAG GTGGGTAGGCCCAGCAACATAGGGCAGGCCCAGCCCATCATCGACCAGCTGGCTGAGGAGGCACGGGCCTTCAACCGTATCTACGTGGCCTCCGTGCACCAGGACCTCTCGGATGATGACATCAAGAGTGTGTTTGAGGCCTTTGGCAAGATCAAGTCTTGCACACTAGCCCGGGACCCCACAACTGGCAAACACAAGGGCTACGGCTTCATTG AGTACGAGAAGGCCCAGTCGTCCCAGGATGCCGTGTCCTCCATGAACCtctttgatctgggtggccagtaCTTGCGGGTGGGCAAGGCCGTCACACCCCCCATGCCCCTGCTAACACCTGCCACCCCAGGAGGCCTTCCGCCTGCTGCCGCTGTGGCCGCAGCTGCAGCCACAGCCAAGATCACAGCTCAG GAAGCAGTGGCTGGAGCAGCTGTGTTGGGTACCTTGGCAACACCTGGACTGGTGTCCCCAGCACTGACCTTGGCTCAACCCCTGGGGGCTCTGCCCCAGGCTGTCATGGCTGCCCAGGCTCCTGGAGTCATCACAG GTGTGACCCCGGCCCGTCCTCCCATTCCGGTCACCATCCCCTCTGTGGGGGTGGTGAACCCCATCCTGGCTAGCCCCCCAACACTGGGTCTCCTGGAGCccaagaaggagaaggaagaggaggagctgTTTCCTGAGTCTGAACGGCCAGAGATGCTAAGTGAGCAGGAGCACATGAGCATCTCTGGCAGCAGTGCCCGCCACATGGTCATGCAGAAGCTGCTGCGCAAGCAGGAG TCCACAGTGATGGTTCTCCGCAACATGGTGGATCCCAAGGACATCGATGATGACTTGGAAGGAGAGGTGACAGAGGAGTGTGGCAAGTTTGGTGCTGTCAACCGTGTCATCATCTACCAAGAGAAGCAGGGCGAAGAGGAGGATGCAGAAATAATTGTAAAGATTTTTGTGGAGTTTTCCATGGCCTCAGAGACTCACAAGGCCATCCAGGCCCTCAACGGGCGCTGGTTCGCTGGCCGCAAGGTGGTGGCTGAAGTGTATGACCAGGAGCGTTTTGATAACAGTGACCTGTCTGCGTGA